One part of the Dyadobacter sp. 676 genome encodes these proteins:
- a CDS encoding TonB-dependent receptor yields the protein MKRLLPILLITIDLCFMHMARAQTTRISGHIFDSDSQKPVSGVSVSVKGKNTGSVTNAEGYFELKTTTPATLVVSLVGYARQEKEVVSSEALRIDLVPAIEELSQVVITASRVEENILRSPVSIEKMDSRAIQQTPSANFYDGLVNLKSLDMVTSSLTYKQINTRGFNTTGNSRFLQLVDGVDNQPSGLGFAMGNLFGPHDIDVESAELIPGAASALYGPIAFNGMLNTRTKNPFEYQGLSVQTKFGINHIGDGTGLGAKPLYDLAVRYAKAFNNKFAFKVNASYLKGTDWYANDYTDIDPNTSPENRGPDNPGRNALNIYGDEVAQTLPNIGRVSRTGYEEKDLATYGVYSLKLSGALHYRITDKLEAIYQGNFNQGTAQYTGSNRFVINDFKFVQHRLELRGSNFYVRAYTNHEYSTNSYNTRALGQQINRTWVKDLAGNTVAPNKADSTWFARYAAAYTGAIAGVTQQNHTAARAFADEGRIAPGSDAFNSAKDRLIKTRGLAGAGILSQCSLNHVEGMYDFSSLLKVINFQVGGNYRKYFLNTGGTLFDDKDKNLTNEEYGVFAQGSKSFWKDRLKLTVSGRYDKNENFDGRFTPRASVVFSPNENHHFRASYQTGFRNPTIGDQYIKLNVGPIIILGGAPVNSVGLNAYSNSVTIASFSAFAAAFGADMQKGVPFPQAVANNKDKLVKSNVPYIKSEKVKSYEVGYKALIAKQLLFDINYYYSQYTDFIINTVVAAAPSDILSADGSVNQMAAMELLGPGRQLYQLYTNAKDKVSIQGVSAGLTYSLPKNYKLSANATWIDFNMGDADPNNIPAFNTPKWKTNVMFGNARLTDRLGFNVAWHWQDAFDWYGTFTEMRPGRVNAYNLLDAQVSYRIPGLKTVVKLGGSNITNKYIVQAYGSPAVGGLYYVSLNFDELFR from the coding sequence ATGAAAAGACTTTTACCCATCCTCCTAATAACTATCGATTTGTGCTTCATGCATATGGCAAGGGCACAGACTACCAGAATTTCCGGCCACATCTTCGACAGCGATTCGCAAAAACCAGTGTCGGGGGTTTCCGTTTCGGTGAAGGGCAAGAATACCGGTTCCGTTACCAATGCGGAAGGCTATTTTGAACTGAAAACGACTACCCCTGCGACGCTGGTCGTCTCACTGGTGGGCTACGCGCGGCAGGAAAAAGAAGTAGTTTCTTCGGAAGCGCTGCGGATCGATCTGGTACCGGCCATCGAGGAGCTGAGTCAGGTCGTGATAACGGCTTCGAGGGTGGAGGAGAATATCCTGCGGTCGCCTGTTAGCATTGAAAAAATGGATTCCCGCGCCATTCAGCAGACGCCTTCCGCCAATTTTTACGATGGTTTGGTTAACCTGAAATCACTCGATATGGTAACGAGCAGCCTGACCTACAAGCAAATCAACACCCGCGGGTTCAATACGACGGGCAACAGCCGCTTTTTGCAATTGGTCGACGGCGTGGATAACCAGCCGTCGGGCCTGGGTTTTGCGATGGGTAACCTTTTCGGTCCGCACGATATCGACGTCGAAAGCGCGGAGCTGATCCCCGGCGCGGCTTCCGCATTGTATGGCCCGATCGCATTCAACGGAATGCTCAATACACGCACCAAAAATCCATTTGAATACCAGGGACTGAGCGTTCAGACCAAGTTTGGAATCAACCACATCGGCGATGGTACCGGCCTGGGGGCGAAGCCGCTCTACGATCTGGCGGTACGTTATGCGAAAGCGTTCAACAACAAGTTTGCGTTTAAAGTCAACGCATCGTACCTGAAAGGCACCGACTGGTATGCCAACGACTACACGGATATCGATCCGAATACCAGTCCTGAAAACCGCGGCCCCGACAATCCCGGCCGCAACGCGCTGAACATCTATGGCGACGAGGTGGCGCAGACGTTGCCGAATATCGGGCGCGTGTCGCGCACGGGTTATGAAGAAAAAGACCTGGCCACCTATGGCGTTTACAGCCTCAAACTGAGCGGGGCATTGCATTATCGCATTACCGACAAGCTCGAAGCCATTTACCAGGGCAATTTCAACCAGGGCACTGCCCAATACACCGGTTCGAACAGGTTCGTGATCAATGATTTCAAATTCGTGCAGCACCGTTTGGAACTCCGCGGCAGCAACTTTTACGTACGTGCCTATACGAATCACGAGTACTCAACCAATTCCTACAACACCCGCGCATTGGGCCAGCAGATCAACCGCACGTGGGTGAAAGATCTGGCCGGTAACACCGTGGCTCCGAACAAGGCCGATTCGACCTGGTTTGCGAGATATGCGGCGGCTTACACCGGCGCCATTGCCGGCGTGACGCAGCAAAACCACACGGCTGCCCGCGCATTTGCGGACGAGGGGCGTATCGCCCCTGGTTCCGACGCATTCAATTCGGCCAAAGACCGGCTCATCAAAACACGCGGATTGGCAGGTGCCGGTATCCTCAGCCAATGCAGCCTGAACCACGTGGAAGGAATGTACGATTTCAGCTCGCTGCTGAAAGTGATCAATTTTCAGGTGGGCGGTAACTATCGTAAGTACTTCCTCAATACCGGCGGGACGCTTTTTGACGACAAGGATAAAAATCTTACCAACGAGGAATACGGCGTTTTTGCCCAGGGTTCGAAATCATTTTGGAAAGACCGTTTGAAGTTGACAGTCTCGGGCCGTTACGACAAGAACGAGAACTTCGACGGTCGCTTCACGCCCCGCGCTTCCGTCGTTTTCTCGCCTAATGAAAACCACCATTTTCGCGCTTCGTACCAGACGGGCTTCCGCAACCCGACGATCGGCGATCAATATATCAAGCTGAATGTCGGCCCGATCATCATTCTCGGCGGCGCACCTGTCAATTCGGTTGGTTTAAATGCCTATTCCAATTCGGTCACTATTGCTTCGTTTTCGGCTTTCGCAGCGGCATTCGGGGCGGATATGCAGAAAGGTGTTCCGTTCCCGCAAGCCGTGGCCAATAACAAGGACAAGCTGGTGAAATCCAATGTGCCTTACATCAAATCGGAAAAAGTGAAAAGCTATGAAGTGGGTTATAAAGCGCTGATCGCGAAACAGCTGTTGTTTGATATAAATTACTATTACAGCCAATACACCGACTTTATCATCAATACGGTCGTGGCGGCCGCACCGTCGGATATCCTTTCCGCGGATGGTTCGGTGAACCAGATGGCCGCCATGGAGTTGCTGGGCCCCGGAAGGCAGTTGTATCAGTTGTATACCAATGCAAAGGATAAAGTCTCCATCCAGGGCGTAAGCGCCGGTTTGACCTACTCTTTACCGAAAAATTACAAGTTATCGGCCAACGCTACATGGATCGATTTCAATATGGGCGACGCCGATCCGAACAATATCCCGGCATTCAACACGCCGAAATGGAAAACCAACGTCATGTTCGGCAACGCCCGGCTCACCGATCGCCTCGGTTTCAACGTGGCGTGGCACTGGCAGGATGCGTTCGACTGGTACGGCACATTTACCGAAATGCGCCCGGGACGCGTCAATGCCTATAATTTGCTCGACGCACAGGTAAGCTACCGCATTCCCGGCCTGAAAACGGTGGTGAAACTGGGCGGTTCCAATATTACGAACAAATACATCGTGCAGGCTTACGGCTCACCGGCTGTGGGCGGGCTGTACTATGTAAGTCTGAATTTTGACGAACTATTCCGCTAA
- a CDS encoding MFS transporter, which produces METLEIPRAEPISVSQKWLAFTLCVVAYTLSGTVSTLMSVYLPVAIPELTGSTVSEAELGEIGAYVNAIYLYGWMCGGLLFGVVSDRIGRKKSLTLVTALYGISTCLVTVVPDWYLLLVVRFTAGMGVGGVLLITTVYISEIWEDRSRAVILGVLAVCFPIGIVTTGSLNLLFSNWRTAFGIGIIPVVAALLIFLLLPESDRWRNVRNDPSSQERIFDVRNRPNLIRGSLIFGAVLIGLWGIFSWLPTWAQTLLASGRDGQQERGLLMVLLGMGGITGGVFSGILMNRFGKKTTLLATFAACVVMCGILFITNRTFTGIIYIETALLALCFGISQGALSSYIPELFPFAVRGTATGFCFNVGRFFTATAVFFIGSLVTVLGGFGNALLVFSLPFVVALVATIRGR; this is translated from the coding sequence ATGGAGACATTGGAAATACCCCGTGCAGAACCGATCAGCGTCAGCCAGAAATGGCTAGCGTTCACGCTCTGCGTCGTGGCCTACACGCTGAGCGGCACGGTGTCGACATTAATGTCGGTGTACTTACCCGTGGCCATTCCCGAGCTGACGGGCTCGACGGTAAGCGAGGCCGAACTGGGCGAAATAGGCGCGTATGTAAACGCCATTTATCTCTATGGCTGGATGTGCGGCGGGCTGTTGTTCGGTGTCGTGAGCGACCGCATTGGCCGGAAAAAGTCGCTGACGCTCGTCACTGCTTTGTACGGCATTTCAACCTGCCTGGTTACTGTCGTTCCCGATTGGTACTTGTTGCTGGTAGTCCGTTTTACGGCCGGAATGGGCGTAGGCGGCGTGCTGCTGATCACCACGGTTTATATTTCCGAAATCTGGGAAGACCGTAGCCGCGCGGTGATACTCGGCGTACTGGCTGTCTGCTTCCCGATCGGTATTGTTACCACCGGTAGTCTGAACCTGTTGTTTTCCAATTGGCGCACGGCGTTTGGCATCGGAATTATCCCTGTTGTCGCTGCATTACTGATCTTCCTGCTATTGCCGGAATCGGACCGGTGGAGGAATGTCAGGAATGACCCGAGTAGCCAGGAGCGCATTTTTGACGTTCGGAACAGGCCCAATTTAATTCGTGGCTCGCTGATTTTCGGAGCCGTCTTAATCGGTCTCTGGGGCATATTCTCATGGCTTCCTACCTGGGCGCAGACGCTGCTCGCGAGCGGGCGCGACGGGCAGCAGGAGCGGGGGCTGCTGATGGTCCTCCTCGGTATGGGCGGCATTACGGGTGGCGTGTTCTCGGGGATCCTGATGAACCGGTTCGGAAAGAAAACCACATTGTTGGCCACTTTCGCTGCCTGTGTGGTGATGTGCGGCATATTGTTTATCACCAACCGCACATTTACCGGTATCATTTACATCGAAACGGCGCTGCTCGCACTCTGTTTCGGGATCAGTCAGGGGGCCTTATCCAGCTATATTCCCGAGCTGTTCCCATTTGCGGTGCGTGGCACGGCCACCGGTTTCTGTTTTAACGTCGGCCGGTTCTTTACCGCCACGGCGGTGTTTTTTATCGGCTCTCTGGTGACGGTGCTGGGTGGTTTCGGAAATGCCCTGCTGGTGTTTTCGTTGCCTTTTGTGGTGGCGCTGGTTGCGACAATCAGAGGCAGATGA
- a CDS encoding DUF3179 domain-containing (seleno)protein — translation MKRLFYFGIIGIILFEIAKVYFIMPMPGSQRMNSIDTAYFLHTWRWVLRAFFWAMIVVGGFSVFSVKTKWLPAIFLLLAGGITYATNFEMAADTMFYQPSQVIQHNAATNKVGMDRLIIGVEANGEAKAYPIQYIGYHHQVRDVLGGKPVMVTYCTVCRTGRVFEPVVDGKTDVFRLVGMDHFNAMFEDSETGSWWRQANGEAIAGPLKGKMLPELASTQTSLGQWLKLHPNSKVMQPDPVYQTQYDSMSRYESGRGKSVLTRTDSLSWKDKSWVVGIRAGGAAKAFDWNRLKKERIINDRVGNVPIALLLGADNNSFFAFEKGDDDEVFTFRNDTIFTKNSAHNLLGKRLTGTGNNLKRITAYQEFWHSWRTFHPETGRY, via the coding sequence ATGAAGAGGCTTTTTTACTTTGGGATTATCGGGATAATCCTTTTTGAGATAGCGAAGGTTTACTTTATTATGCCCATGCCCGGTAGTCAGCGGATGAACAGCATCGACACCGCCTATTTTCTTCATACCTGGCGCTGGGTGCTGCGGGCCTTTTTCTGGGCGATGATCGTGGTGGGAGGTTTTTCGGTTTTTTCCGTTAAAACGAAATGGCTTCCTGCCATTTTTCTACTGCTGGCAGGAGGTATTACCTACGCGACGAATTTCGAAATGGCAGCGGATACGATGTTTTACCAACCTTCGCAGGTAATTCAGCACAATGCAGCGACCAATAAGGTGGGTATGGACCGTCTGATAATTGGTGTGGAGGCCAATGGCGAAGCGAAAGCATATCCCATTCAATACATTGGCTACCATCACCAGGTGCGCGATGTGCTCGGCGGGAAGCCTGTTATGGTGACCTATTGCACCGTGTGCCGTACCGGACGCGTATTCGAGCCGGTGGTCGACGGTAAAACGGATGTTTTCCGGCTTGTAGGAATGGACCATTTCAATGCGATGTTTGAAGACAGCGAAACCGGCAGCTGGTGGAGGCAGGCTAACGGCGAAGCGATTGCAGGACCGCTGAAAGGCAAAATGCTCCCCGAACTCGCCAGCACGCAAACTTCATTAGGCCAATGGCTGAAACTGCACCCGAACAGCAAGGTAATGCAGCCCGACCCCGTATACCAGACCCAATACGACTCCATGAGCCGCTACGAGTCGGGCCGTGGAAAATCCGTGCTCACGCGAACCGATTCGTTGTCATGGAAAGACAAATCGTGGGTAGTAGGCATTCGGGCAGGCGGTGCGGCGAAGGCATTCGATTGGAACCGGCTCAAAAAGGAGCGCATTATCAACGATCGGGTCGGCAATGTGCCGATAGCATTGCTCCTCGGCGCGGATAACAACAGCTTTTTTGCATTCGAAAAAGGGGACGATGATGAAGTATTCACGTTCAGGAACGACACCATTTTTACGAAAAACAGTGCCCACAATCTGCTCGGCAAACGTCTCACGGGTACGGGCAACAACCTGAAACGGATCACTGCCTACCAGGAATTCTGGCATAGCTGGCGCACTTTCCACCCCGAAACCGGACGGTATTGA
- a CDS encoding TonB-dependent receptor produces the protein MNKLSTTILLLILLSRQTVRAQEKKKDYDKVLDLDEVTVGERRNMIHTERLPDVHNTYITAGKKSEVIQIDGVNGNIAEKTGRQIFAKIPGVFVYDMDGSGNQVNISTRGLDPHRSWEYNIRQNGIITNSDMYGYPASHYSPAMESVQRVELIRGTSSLQYGAQFGGMINYVTKAPDTTKAFAFETVNSAGSFGLFSSYNAIGGKVGKLTYSAYYQKRHSDGYRKNAKSDAQSQYVSLMYEFSSVFRIKAELGRSEYVYQIPGPLTDAMFREDPRQSTRSRNYFNPDIYVPSIVMDWQINPDTQLKLTTSGVYGARNSVMFDAFANVPDTISRITNAYRARQVDIDNFKSFTSELRLMHRYEFLGFRNVVSGGVQYMHNKLRRRQLGKGTTGSDFDLTLTDPQFGRDMYLTTDNVAAFIENLIFITPQLSFSPGVRVEKGGTDMTGRITYYDPQNLPNTIRHSFPLFGVSAQYKPGGNSRVYAGISQAYRPVVFKDIIPGSVLEKVDKNLKDATGYNLEAGISGNVGNVLKYDVGLFQVMINHRMGTVSMKDENGFSYLYRTTTGDSKTRGVEAYLEYSVFQHYNGAEPRTELSFFTSTSYFDAKYVRGTAVENNENKSVAGNRVEGVPTWISRNGIQFQYKKLSVTAQYSYVSSNFANPLNTVAPSANGTIGKVPGYGLLDLNATLYLGRHYKLRFGVNNVTDKQYFTKRPTMYPGAGVWSSDGRSLGVSFGIKI, from the coding sequence ATGAATAAACTATCTACGACAATCCTCCTGTTGATCCTGCTAAGCCGCCAGACCGTACGGGCGCAGGAAAAGAAAAAAGACTACGACAAGGTTTTAGACCTCGACGAAGTTACCGTAGGCGAGCGCAGGAACATGATCCACACCGAACGCCTGCCCGACGTCCATAACACTTACATTACGGCTGGCAAAAAAAGCGAAGTAATCCAGATCGACGGTGTGAACGGCAATATTGCAGAAAAAACCGGCAGGCAAATATTTGCCAAAATCCCCGGCGTATTCGTGTACGATATGGATGGTAGCGGCAACCAGGTTAACATTTCGACGCGCGGCCTTGACCCGCACCGGTCGTGGGAGTACAACATCCGCCAGAACGGCATTATCACCAATTCAGACATGTACGGCTACCCGGCCAGCCATTACAGTCCGGCCATGGAATCTGTCCAGCGTGTGGAGTTGATTAGGGGGACCTCCTCGTTGCAATACGGGGCGCAGTTCGGGGGGATGATCAATTATGTGACGAAGGCCCCCGATACGACTAAGGCATTTGCGTTCGAAACCGTTAATTCCGCCGGATCGTTCGGGCTTTTCAGTTCTTACAATGCCATAGGCGGCAAGGTGGGTAAGCTGACTTATTCGGCCTATTATCAGAAGCGGCACTCAGACGGTTACCGGAAGAACGCAAAATCCGACGCGCAGTCGCAATATGTGAGCCTGATGTATGAATTCAGCTCTGTATTCAGGATCAAAGCGGAGTTGGGACGCTCGGAATATGTATACCAAATACCGGGGCCGCTTACGGACGCCATGTTCAGGGAAGACCCGCGACAGTCGACCCGTTCGCGCAACTATTTCAATCCGGATATTTATGTGCCGTCCATCGTGATGGACTGGCAAATAAATCCCGATACCCAGCTGAAACTCACCACTTCCGGCGTATACGGCGCACGGAACAGCGTTATGTTCGACGCATTTGCCAATGTGCCGGATACGATCAGTCGTATTACCAATGCCTACCGTGCACGGCAGGTCGATATCGATAATTTCAAAAGCTTTACTTCCGAGCTTCGCCTGATGCACCGGTACGAGTTTCTCGGTTTTCGTAATGTGGTCTCAGGTGGCGTACAATATATGCATAACAAGTTGCGCCGCCGCCAGCTCGGCAAAGGCACCACAGGCAGCGATTTCGATCTGACCTTGACCGATCCGCAGTTTGGCCGCGATATGTATCTGACCACCGATAACGTTGCTGCATTCATAGAAAACCTTATTTTCATCACTCCGCAGCTCAGTTTTTCGCCTGGTGTGCGTGTGGAGAAGGGTGGGACGGACATGACCGGCCGGATCACTTACTACGATCCGCAGAATTTGCCCAATACCATCAGGCACAGCTTCCCGCTCTTCGGGGTCAGCGCTCAGTACAAGCCTGGCGGGAATAGTCGTGTTTATGCAGGCATCTCGCAAGCCTATCGCCCGGTGGTGTTTAAGGACATTATCCCGGGGTCCGTTTTGGAAAAAGTTGACAAAAACCTCAAAGACGCGACCGGCTATAACCTCGAAGCGGGTATAAGCGGCAATGTGGGGAATGTGCTCAAATACGATGTCGGGCTTTTCCAAGTGATGATCAACCACCGGATGGGTACCGTGTCGATGAAAGATGAAAACGGGTTCTCTTATCTGTACCGTACCACCACCGGCGACAGCAAAACCCGCGGCGTGGAGGCCTATCTGGAATACTCCGTTTTTCAACATTACAACGGCGCAGAACCTCGGACCGAACTGTCGTTTTTTACTTCCACTTCCTATTTCGATGCCAAATATGTACGTGGGACCGCCGTCGAGAACAACGAAAACAAAAGTGTCGCCGGCAACCGTGTAGAAGGTGTTCCAACCTGGATTTCGAGAAACGGCATTCAGTTTCAATACAAAAAACTGTCGGTAACCGCTCAATACAGCTATGTAAGCTCCAATTTCGCGAATCCGCTGAATACCGTGGCGCCTTCCGCGAATGGTACCATCGGTAAAGTACCGGGCTACGGTTTGCTCGACCTCAATGCCACGCTTTATCTCGGCCGGCATTACAAGCTGCGTTTCGGAGTGAACAATGTTACCGACAAGCAGTATTTTACCAAACGCCCGACCATGTATCCGGGCGCCGGTGTGTGGAGTTCGGATGGGCGGAGCCTGGGAGTTTCTTTCGGTATTAAGATCTGA
- a CDS encoding sigma-70 family RNA polymerase sigma factor: protein MDTLYHTLAGCKRQERQSQEKLYRQFYPVLFALCRNFFEDKHDIVTAINNGMLKVFANIDRYDPAKGEFFNWMYTTVRNAALTLLRDRKTHAFEYVEIEDKMGLISQENPFEQLSGTDIHVYLMQLPIATRRICSLYYMDGFSVKEIAGSLAISEGTVKWHLSESRNRLKVIFENLL, encoded by the coding sequence TTGGACACATTATATCATACACTAGCCGGCTGCAAACGTCAGGAGCGTCAGAGTCAGGAAAAATTGTACCGGCAATTTTATCCTGTCCTGTTCGCGCTCTGCAGGAATTTTTTCGAGGATAAACACGACATCGTCACGGCGATCAACAATGGCATGCTGAAAGTGTTCGCAAATATCGACCGCTACGACCCGGCAAAGGGCGAGTTTTTCAACTGGATGTATACCACCGTTCGCAACGCGGCACTCACGCTGCTGCGCGACCGGAAAACCCATGCATTCGAGTACGTGGAGATCGAGGACAAAATGGGCCTTATATCACAGGAAAACCCGTTTGAACAACTCTCGGGCACCGATATTCACGTGTACCTGATGCAACTGCCCATTGCCACACGCCGGATTTGCAGCTTGTATTATATGGATGGTTTTTCGGTGAAAGAAATAGCCGGTTCATTGGCCATCAGCGAAGGCACCGTCAAGTGGCATTTAAGCGAGAGCAGGAACAGATTGAAAGTCATTTTTGAAAACCTCCTCTGA
- a CDS encoding alpha/beta fold hydrolase, with the protein MKRIACILILQLASLAVFAQNYDESKVPHYTLPDVLKTSAGKTIRNKEKWEKLRRPEVLKLFEDNVYGQLPTDYDSIRYALSEDDHPEMDGKAVLKQVGITVFRKGTPVQIDVVLFVPAQPKKPVPVFLLINNRGKENTDPTRATRSEFWPAEMVIDSGFAIAAFHVSDLAPDNKDTYATGLLQKLYPEQLKKDNGMKAIGAWAWGASRVMDYFETDKDIDAKKVIVVGHSRGGKTSLWAAAQDQRFAACVTNCSGNTGAALARRQFGERISRINATFPHWFNNNYKKYNDRENALPVDQHMLIALIAPRPVYATNASKDLWADPKGTFLAMKAAEPVYALYGIKPELPNDQPGIDVPVIGPHFGYHNREGEHNMTAYDWANFIRFARKF; encoded by the coding sequence ATGAAACGAATTGCCTGCATATTGATCCTGCAACTGGCCAGCCTGGCGGTTTTTGCCCAGAACTACGACGAGTCCAAGGTCCCGCATTACACATTGCCTGATGTGTTGAAGACATCGGCAGGAAAGACGATCCGCAACAAGGAAAAATGGGAGAAACTGAGGAGGCCCGAAGTACTGAAACTTTTCGAAGACAATGTGTATGGGCAACTGCCAACCGACTACGACAGCATCCGCTACGCGCTATCAGAAGACGACCACCCGGAAATGGACGGAAAGGCGGTGTTGAAACAGGTCGGCATTACCGTGTTCAGGAAAGGGACACCGGTGCAGATCGATGTGGTGCTCTTTGTGCCGGCGCAGCCAAAGAAGCCCGTACCGGTTTTCCTGCTCATTAATAACCGCGGCAAGGAGAACACCGATCCTACGCGTGCTACCAGGAGCGAGTTCTGGCCGGCTGAAATGGTGATCGACAGCGGGTTCGCGATTGCGGCATTTCATGTGAGCGACCTGGCGCCCGATAATAAGGATACGTATGCGACGGGCCTTTTGCAGAAGCTCTATCCGGAGCAATTGAAAAAAGATAACGGCATGAAGGCCATTGGCGCCTGGGCATGGGGTGCAAGCCGGGTAATGGATTACTTCGAGACCGATAAGGATATCGATGCGAAAAAAGTCATTGTCGTGGGGCATTCGCGTGGAGGGAAAACTTCGTTGTGGGCCGCGGCCCAGGACCAGCGCTTTGCAGCCTGTGTAACCAATTGTTCCGGAAATACCGGTGCGGCGCTCGCGAGGCGGCAGTTCGGCGAGAGGATCAGCCGTATCAACGCTACTTTTCCCCATTGGTTTAATAACAATTACAAAAAGTATAACGACAGGGAGAATGCATTGCCGGTTGATCAGCACATGCTGATCGCGCTCATCGCACCGCGGCCGGTTTATGCCACGAATGCTTCCAAAGACCTTTGGGCGGACCCAAAAGGAACATTCCTGGCCATGAAAGCCGCTGAACCTGTTTATGCGTTGTACGGTATCAAACCGGAATTGCCCAACGATCAGCCGGGGATCGATGTGCCGGTAATCGGCCCGCACTTCGGTTACCATAACCGTGAAGGCGAGCACAATATGACGGCCTACGACTGGGCGAATTTTATCCGGTTCGCGAGGAAATTCTGA